One region of Candidatus Poribacteria bacterium genomic DNA includes:
- a CDS encoding TIM barrel protein — MLAISTLWNALKQQDGAALFDVLKNLGFETIELSRHLTPDQVEQLKPYLRENPPCSIHNFCPVLPGIPQAKAEQDKILLSSLNTDERKEAVRRTIQTMELAVELEAPIVVLHLGEVDTYDRSYLMRDLYNYGEREFEAFDQKVTEATEWRKRKETKHQDAVLRSLDEINESALKMELYIAIENRPHYYQIPNFDEVGLFFEEFYGSPMRYWHDIGHAALQEKFGVCWADRWLEHYAEHLIGVNLHDLKGLEAYHPPGTGELEWDELFQQLPSDVLKVLEIRPCEEELVIEARDLCESLSQANKQPDV; from the coding sequence ATGTTAGCAATTTCAACACTGTGGAACGCTTTGAAGCAACAGGACGGTGCAGCCCTGTTCGATGTGCTTAAAAATCTCGGCTTTGAAACGATCGAACTTAGCAGACATCTCACACCGGATCAGGTAGAGCAGCTCAAACCCTATCTCCGAGAAAACCCACCCTGTTCGATCCATAACTTCTGTCCCGTCCTCCCCGGAATACCGCAAGCTAAGGCGGAGCAGGACAAAATTCTACTTTCGAGTCTGAATACAGACGAACGGAAAGAGGCGGTCCGTCGCACCATCCAAACAATGGAACTCGCTGTTGAATTAGAGGCACCCATTGTCGTCCTTCACTTGGGCGAAGTTGATACCTATGACAGGTCCTATTTGATGAGAGACTTATACAATTACGGCGAGCGCGAGTTTGAAGCCTTCGATCAGAAAGTGACCGAAGCCACAGAGTGGCGAAAACGCAAGGAAACGAAACATCAAGACGCAGTGTTACGGAGTCTCGATGAAATTAACGAGTCTGCTCTGAAGATGGAGCTCTACATCGCTATTGAGAATCGACCGCATTACTACCAAATTCCGAATTTTGACGAGGTTGGGCTGTTTTTTGAGGAGTTTTACGGCAGTCCAATGCGTTACTGGCACGACATAGGACACGCTGCGTTACAGGAAAAATTCGGCGTGTGCTGGGCAGATAGATGGCTTGAACATTATGCAGAGCACCTTATCGGTGTAAATCTGCACGATCTGAAAGGGCTTGAGGCGTATCATCCACCAGGGACCGGGGAATTGGAGTGGGACGAACTTTTTCAGCAGCTTCCTTCGGATGTCTTGAAGGTATTGGAAATTCGTCCCTGCGAAGAGGAACTCGTGATAGAAGCACGAGATTTATGTGAATCCTTATCACAAGCAAACAAGCAGCCCGATGTTTAG
- a CDS encoding leucine-rich repeat domain-containing protein, giving the protein MKNLIIISLVLTFIWVHQIAEAQQDLAQEAYLILEQSCFDCHGPHGAFTENFVIESASQLVDSGAVVRRKPIESELYRRLLDKDPAKRMPLGQPQLPPAAILTLGNWIQAGAPSWEVEHDVNFIPMDAMLDTIKKHVESLPRFDRASARYFTTTHLYNAGESPETLRAYQLALSKLVNSLSWGSEIVKPVPIDARKTIFYIDLRRYEWDVRNDAWTQIEQEYPYSIEFDSETQAGLLKKLTDLREEMECDVPFVHADWFLATASLPPLYHDILDLPETDRELERELGIDVQRNLQSAPGVRVWRAGLNDSGVSENNRVVERHRFQHGAYWKSYDFAGNVGVQNIIDHPLTFRHDGGEIIFNLPNGLQAYYISDASGSRIDAAPTTIVSNPDERDGIVRNGISCIGCHTEGMKTFEDDVRVVVMRAPESAAKVQALRLYVAKAKMDELLSEDTQTYRRALEATGDVFGGIEPVYRFYKAFENPVDAAHAAAAIGLETETFIAKIREKPSLQRLGLRTLESANGNVKRDAWTSNFSDVVSALNSPENTVRPPTPVDDLKPGDLVSIPDVNLRTAVESALGKPAGTLITAADMARLERLEADEAGIRNLIGLEAATRLERIEFRHNVISDLSPLSGLTRLNNIKLRGNRITDVSPLAKLINVEWMGLEENQITDLSPLKGLVKLNGLGIAGNPVSNVVSLTGLLSLEGIDALRTDVSNFAPLAKLPRLQWLEFGDNASISELPSLKGLKTLRRLVIRDTRISDVSGLEGLGSLTELNLERNVISDVSPLAKLTRLKRLELNGNVISDVSPLAGLTNLEHLNLQNNVISDFSPLKRLSDKISIRTQDNPGFFVQGGPKITGPWLWMLFPGAEFDTFRTADLLARASGGDVTERKIATHGAAAGESVGDSVWISQEVSADDNNINRLLEVLNISKEGNRQYVIYGSITLNSPRAQNTKMFAGSDDNHKVWLNGGLVDEKLGEGWAHDYERSFPVTLKQGKNVLLVAIHEWGGGWAGHFGFAPDAEYTVFAAPEQFSLSTQATQIGINKTFTLQLKTNNITDLAGWQADITFDPNVLKANSVSEGNFLKQKSGRTHFRKGTIDNQKGKIAGISSARISQGGVDGAGTLLSITFTAKAAGETRVALREFQAGSSLGKTILSRSPDTIITVGAPSTASTSTSDASDTGFSLSTDGTPVPFGDTFTLRLSAEKIVDLAGWQTDITFDPDVLEAVEVNEGDFLKTGGEGTFFLRGTIDNQKGEITQISSARLSGGINGTGTLLSVTFTAKAVAETRIRLSNLHAGDSSTAAIPLNVPELVITVDRRAFPAWDVNQDGQVNVLDLIAVAQHLGTAASLNSQADVNGDRTINVLDLIAVAQHLGESSAPAAPSNIAIGSLGLDPATIQAWIAQAQIEDDGSIAFRQAIANLEQLLALFIPEETALLHNYPNPFNPETWIPYHLAEPAEVTIRIYAASGVLVRTLALGYQPAGIYQYRSRAAYWDGKNAVGESVASGVYFFTLTAGDFTATRKMLIRK; this is encoded by the coding sequence ATGAAGAATCTCATCATAATTAGCCTCGTGTTAACGTTTATCTGGGTACATCAAATCGCTGAGGCGCAGCAGGATCTCGCACAAGAGGCGTATCTGATCCTTGAACAGAGTTGCTTTGACTGCCACGGACCCCACGGTGCCTTCACCGAAAATTTCGTCATTGAATCGGCATCACAGTTGGTAGATAGTGGAGCAGTCGTTCGGCGGAAACCGATTGAATCCGAACTCTATAGACGGCTGCTTGACAAAGATCCCGCGAAACGGATGCCGTTAGGACAACCGCAACTTCCTCCCGCAGCGATTCTCACCCTCGGTAATTGGATTCAAGCCGGCGCGCCGAGTTGGGAAGTCGAACATGATGTTAATTTTATTCCGATGGACGCAATGCTTGATACCATCAAGAAGCATGTCGAATCACTGCCGAGGTTTGATCGTGCCTCGGCACGCTACTTTACGACGACGCATCTCTATAACGCTGGTGAAAGTCCAGAAACGCTTCGTGCGTATCAGCTTGCGCTCTCAAAACTGGTGAACAGTCTCTCTTGGGGCTCCGAAATCGTCAAGCCGGTTCCGATTGACGCAAGGAAAACTATTTTCTATATCGACCTTCGCCGCTACGAGTGGGATGTCAGAAACGATGCGTGGACACAGATTGAACAGGAGTATCCCTATAGTATTGAATTTGATTCGGAAACGCAAGCCGGTTTACTTAAGAAATTGACCGACCTACGCGAAGAGATGGAGTGCGATGTGCCGTTCGTTCACGCGGACTGGTTCCTTGCGACGGCTTCACTCCCACCGCTCTATCATGACATTCTGGATCTCCCTGAAACCGATCGTGAACTCGAAAGAGAACTGGGGATAGATGTCCAAAGAAATCTCCAAAGCGCGCCGGGGGTTCGCGTCTGGCGTGCGGGTCTCAACGATTCCGGTGTGTCAGAAAACAATCGGGTCGTCGAACGCCACAGATTTCAACACGGGGCGTATTGGAAAAGTTACGATTTTGCTGGGAATGTGGGTGTGCAAAACATCATTGACCATCCACTGACGTTCAGGCATGATGGTGGTGAGATTATCTTCAATCTTCCCAATGGGTTGCAGGCATACTATATCTCTGACGCATCGGGGAGTCGTATTGATGCCGCCCCGACAACGATTGTTTCAAATCCCGATGAGAGAGATGGCATTGTTCGGAACGGTATTTCTTGTATCGGTTGCCACACAGAGGGGATGAAAACCTTTGAGGATGACGTGCGTGTGGTTGTTATGAGAGCCCCAGAGAGTGCTGCGAAAGTGCAGGCGTTGCGTTTGTATGTAGCAAAAGCAAAAATGGACGAACTCTTGAGCGAAGATACACAAACTTACCGACGCGCCCTTGAAGCGACGGGCGATGTTTTTGGTGGTATTGAACCTGTGTATCGTTTTTATAAAGCGTTTGAAAATCCTGTGGATGCGGCACATGCTGCCGCTGCCATTGGTTTAGAAACGGAAACATTCATTGCGAAGATTCGTGAAAAACCGAGTTTACAACGTCTCGGCTTACGAACACTGGAGAGTGCGAACGGTAACGTCAAACGGGATGCATGGACGTCTAACTTTTCTGATGTGGTTTCTGCGCTGAACTCTCCTGAAAACACCGTAAGACCGCCAACGCCTGTAGACGACCTGAAACCCGGCGATCTGGTTTCCATCCCGGACGTAAACCTTCGCACTGCGGTTGAATCGGCACTCGGTAAACCCGCTGGGACCTTGATTACGGCGGCAGATATGGCAAGACTGGAGCGTCTTGAAGCAGATGAGGCTGGCATTCGTAATCTAATCGGACTTGAGGCAGCGACGCGACTGGAACGGATAGAGTTTCGTCATAATGTGATATCCGACCTTTCGCCGCTGTCAGGATTGACACGTCTGAACAATATCAAACTGCGTGGAAATCGGATAACCGATGTCTCTCCACTTGCGAAGTTAATCAATGTAGAGTGGATGGGACTTGAGGAGAACCAAATCACCGATTTATCTCCATTGAAGGGGTTAGTGAAGTTGAACGGACTCGGGATTGCGGGCAATCCTGTCTCTAACGTGGTGTCCCTCACCGGATTACTGAGTTTGGAAGGCATAGATGCTCTGCGCACTGATGTCTCCAACTTTGCTCCTTTAGCAAAGTTACCCAGACTGCAATGGCTTGAATTTGGGGATAACGCGTCGATATCGGAGCTGCCGTCTTTAAAGGGGTTAAAAACACTGAGAAGGTTGGTCATCAGGGATACCCGTATCTCAGATGTCTCTGGGCTGGAGGGCTTAGGAAGTTTGACGGAGTTGAATCTTGAGCGTAACGTCATATCAGATGTATCCCCTCTGGCAAAGTTAACGCGTTTGAAAAGATTGGAACTTAACGGCAATGTCATATCGGATGTCTCGCCACTTGCTGGGTTAACCAACTTGGAACACCTCAACCTTCAGAACAATGTGATATCCGATTTTTCCCCGCTAAAAAGGTTGTCCGATAAGATATCTATCCGAACACAAGACAACCCCGGATTTTTTGTGCAAGGGGGCCCGAAAATAACAGGACCCTGGTTGTGGATGCTGTTTCCGGGAGCAGAATTTGACACTTTCCGGACCGCAGATTTGCTTGCCCGTGCAAGTGGTGGCGATGTAACGGAGCGGAAAATTGCTACCCATGGTGCGGCGGCCGGGGAATCCGTTGGGGATAGCGTCTGGATATCCCAAGAAGTCTCCGCAGATGACAATAACATCAACCGTCTATTGGAAGTTCTCAATATATCAAAAGAGGGTAACCGTCAGTATGTGATTTACGGTTCAATCACCTTGAATTCACCGCGTGCGCAGAACACAAAAATGTTTGCTGGGAGTGATGATAACCACAAAGTTTGGCTCAATGGAGGATTAGTTGACGAGAAACTCGGTGAAGGGTGGGCACATGATTATGAACGGTCCTTCCCGGTCACGCTTAAACAAGGAAAAAATGTGTTGTTAGTTGCTATTCATGAATGGGGCGGTGGGTGGGCCGGCCATTTCGGGTTCGCACCTGATGCCGAATATACGGTGTTCGCTGCCCCTGAGCAATTCTCTTTGTCTACACAAGCAACACAGATCGGGATTAACAAGACGTTCACCCTCCAGTTGAAGACAAACAATATCACTGACTTAGCGGGATGGCAAGCGGATATTACGTTTGATCCGAATGTACTCAAAGCAAACAGCGTGAGCGAAGGCAACTTCCTGAAGCAGAAGAGTGGACGCACCCACTTTCGGAAAGGCACGATTGATAATCAAAAAGGTAAAATCGCTGGTATAAGTTCGGCGCGGATCTCCCAAGGCGGTGTAGACGGTGCAGGGACGCTACTGTCGATTACATTCACGGCAAAGGCTGCCGGAGAAACACGAGTGGCACTGCGCGAGTTCCAGGCAGGTTCAAGTCTTGGTAAGACAATTCTGTCGCGTTCCCCTGATACTATTATTACTGTCGGTGCTCCGTCCACCGCGTCCACATCCACTTCCGATGCGAGTGATACCGGATTTTCTCTTTCTACGGATGGAACGCCTGTTCCTTTTGGGGATACCTTCACCCTTCGTCTCAGCGCAGAAAAGATTGTAGATTTAGCAGGCTGGCAAACCGATATTACGTTTGATCCTGACGTGCTTGAGGCAGTTGAGGTAAACGAAGGCGATTTTCTGAAAACAGGAGGCGAAGGCACCTTCTTTTTGAGAGGCACGATTGATAATCAAAAGGGTGAAATCACCCAAATAAGTTCCGCACGACTCAGTGGTGGCATCAACGGCACAGGAACATTGCTATCGGTCACATTCACAGCAAAGGCTGTCGCGGAAACACGAATAAGACTCAGCAATCTTCATGCTGGAGATAGCAGCACTGCGGCAATTCCTTTGAACGTCCCCGAACTCGTCATCACTGTTGATCGCCGTGCGTTTCCTGCTTGGGATGTAAATCAGGATGGTCAAGTGAATGTTCTCGATCTGATTGCGGTGGCGCAACACTTAGGCACCGCTGCGTCCCTGAACTCCCAAGCCGATGTAAACGGCGACAGAACTATTAACGTCTTAGACCTGATCGCTGTGGCGCAACATTTAGGTGAATCAAGCGCACCAGCCGCACCTTCCAATATTGCTATAGGTAGCTTGGGATTGGATCCAGCGACGATTCAGGCATGGATAGCACAGGCGCAGATTGAAGATGACGGTTCCATCGCCTTCCGACAAGCGATTGCGAATCTTGAGCAGCTTTTGGCTCTGTTCATTCCAGAGGAGACAGCTTTACTCCACAACTATCCGAATCCGTTCAACCCAGAGACATGGATACCCTATCACCTCGCAGAACCCGCGGAAGTCACGATCCGTATCTACGCTGCGAGTGGTGTGTTAGTCCGAACGTTAGCATTGGGGTATCAACCTGCGGGTATCTATCAGTACCGGAGCCGTGCGGCGTATTGGGATGGGAAAAACGCTGTGGGTGAGTCAGTTGCGAGTGGTGTCTATTTCTTTACGCTCACCGCAGGCGATTTCACGGCTACCCGGAAGATGTTGATAAGGAAGTGA
- a CDS encoding phosphoribosylglycinamide formyltransferase produces MKIAVLVSGSGTNLQTLIEQLHQDETSGIKIAVVISDRWKAYALTRAKRAGIPTHVVSVQDYETRVDFDAEISKLVEHYGVELIVLAGFMKLFQPSFVQKYQNRIINVHPTLLPAFPGAHPVADTFAYGVKIAGVTVHFVDEGVDSGPIIAQSAVPVLDTDDEESLHNRIQVEEHKLYPEVIKWYAQGKLKIEGRKVIVESSESGF; encoded by the coding sequence TTGAAGATCGCAGTTCTCGTTTCTGGGAGTGGAACTAATCTGCAAACCCTGATTGAGCAGTTACATCAAGATGAGACGAGTGGTATTAAGATCGCAGTGGTAATTAGCGACCGGTGGAAGGCTTATGCACTCACACGAGCGAAGCGCGCCGGTATACCGACACACGTTGTTAGCGTTCAGGATTATGAAACCCGTGTCGATTTTGACGCAGAGATTTCAAAACTCGTCGAACACTATGGTGTAGAATTAATAGTCCTCGCTGGCTTTATGAAGTTGTTTCAACCTTCCTTTGTGCAGAAGTACCAGAACCGGATTATCAACGTCCATCCAACGCTTTTACCAGCATTTCCGGGCGCGCATCCCGTTGCTGATACATTCGCATACGGTGTGAAGATCGCGGGTGTCACCGTTCATTTTGTTGATGAGGGTGTGGATTCGGGTCCCATTATTGCACAGTCGGCTGTTCCTGTTCTGGATACGGACGATGAGGAAAGTTTACACAACAGGATTCAGGTTGAGGAGCATAAACTCTACCCCGAAGTGATCAAATGGTACGCGCAAGGGAAACTGAAGATTGAGGGACGAAAAGTCATTGTAGAATCGTCTGAATCAGGATTTTAG